The window AAATGCATTCGAAGTCGAAGGAGCTTTTTGAAGAGGCGCTGAAATACATCCCCGGCGGGGTGAACTCGCCCGTGCGTGCGTTTCGCGCGGTCGGCGGACAGCCGTTTTTCGTCAACAAGGCGAAAGGTGCCCGCGTGTGGGATGTGGATGGCAACGAATATATTGATTACGTATGCACCTGGGGACCGGCGATTCTCGGTCACGCACATCCGAAAATCATCAGGGCGGTGCAGCAGGCTGCGGAAAACGGGACGAGCTTCGGCATACCAAACCCATCCGAGGTAACGATGGCGAAGCTTGTCTGCTCCGCTGTGCCGAGCGTGCAGAAGGTCCGCATGACGAATTCAGGAACAGAAGCCTGCATGTCCGCCATTCGACTGGCGCGCGGGTTCACGAAGCGGGACAAGATCATCAAGTTCGAAGGATGTTACCACGGCCACGCGGATTCGCTGCTGGTCAAGGCCGGCTCCGGCGCGTTGACGTTTGGTCATCCGGACAGCGCCGGTGTGCCTGCCGCGTTCACACAACACACCATTGTTCTTCCGTTCAACGACACTGACGCCGTGAAGGCCGCATTTGACGCGAACAAAAGCCAAATCGCCGGAATCATTTTGGAGCCTGTGCCGGGCAACGCGGGTTTGTATCTGCCGAAGCCGGGTTACCTGGGGTTTCTGCGCAAGATCACGGCGGAGAACGGCGCGCTGCTGATCTTCGATGAGGTAATGACCGGCTTTCGGCTCGCGTGGGGTGGGGCGCAGGAACGCTTCGGCATCGCGCCCGACCTGAGTTGCTTTGGAAAGATTATTGGCGGGGGTTTGCCGGTGGGCGCATTCGGTGGACGCGCGGACATCATGGATTTGCTCGCGCCGCTCGGTCCCGTGTATCAAGCCGGCACACTGAGCGGAAATCCATTGGCGATGGCAGCGGGCATCGCGGCTTTGGGAGAACTCTGCGAGCCCCTCACCCCGACCCTCTCCCATCCGACGGGAGAGGGAGAATCATCATCAGCCGGGGAACCTGCCGCACGGCCTACAAAGGGAGCGCGAGGTTCACAATCTATCCCCCGTCCAGAGGGTGCGGGGAATGTGTACGCGCGCCTCGAAGAAATGGGCGCGCAGCTTGAGACGGGGATGAGAGACGCAGCGAAGAAGGCTAAAGTGCCGGTACAGTTCAATCGCTGCGGCTCGATGTTCTGCGCGTATTTTGCCGACCACCCGGTCCACAATCTTGCCGACGCAATGCACAGCGATCGCGAACGTTTCAAGAAATTCTTTCACGGCATGTTGGCTGAGGGGATTTATCTGGCGCCGTCGCAGTTCGAGGCGGGATTTATTTCTACGGCACATACGCCGCAGGATATTCAAACGACAGCGAGCATCGCGACGAAAGTGGTTGGGCAACTTTAGTAAAATGCGCATCCTCGCCATTGACCACGGAACGAAGCGAATTGGCATCGCCATCAGTGATGAACTGGGGATGATCGCGCAGCCGTTGGAGTTCATCCCGGCGGAGCCGTTCGTTAAGTTTTTGGACCGGTTCAAAGAAATCCTGCGCGAGAAGCAGGTGGAATTGATTCTGGTCGGCATGCCGCGGAACATGGACGGGAGCTACGGTCCGGCAGCGTTGAAAGTGCAGGAGTTTGTCGCAGTGCTGAAGGGTTCCATCACCATTCCGATCAAAACGCTGGATGAGCGATTGACTTCCGTGCAGGCGAATCGGCTGTTGATTCAGGGCAACGTTCGCCGCGACGCGCGCAAAGAGAAAGTGGACAAGATGGCGGCGGCGATTTTATTGCAGGGCTACCTCGACGGTGTCCATTGAGGTCGGTCACAGATGAAACACGGATCGAACCCAGATTCGTTCTTTTTATCCGTCTTTGTTCTGTGTTCAATTGGTGGCTGAAAATGTCGGACATCCTCAAATTCAAGCTGGTCATTGCGTACGACGGCACGAATTACGAAGGCTGGCAAGTGCAGAAAACCGGAGTGGGCGTGCAGCAGAGAGTGGAAGAAGCGCTGGCGAAACTTTTC of the Candidatus Angelobacter sp. genome contains:
- a CDS encoding glutamate-1-semialdehyde 2,1-aminomutase — encoded protein: MHSKSKELFEEALKYIPGGVNSPVRAFRAVGGQPFFVNKAKGARVWDVDGNEYIDYVCTWGPAILGHAHPKIIRAVQQAAENGTSFGIPNPSEVTMAKLVCSAVPSVQKVRMTNSGTEACMSAIRLARGFTKRDKIIKFEGCYHGHADSLLVKAGSGALTFGHPDSAGVPAAFTQHTIVLPFNDTDAVKAAFDANKSQIAGIILEPVPGNAGLYLPKPGYLGFLRKITAENGALLIFDEVMTGFRLAWGGAQERFGIAPDLSCFGKIIGGGLPVGAFGGRADIMDLLAPLGPVYQAGTLSGNPLAMAAGIAALGELCEPLTPTLSHPTGEGESSSAGEPAARPTKGARGSQSIPRPEGAGNVYARLEEMGAQLETGMRDAAKKAKVPVQFNRCGSMFCAYFADHPVHNLADAMHSDRERFKKFFHGMLAEGIYLAPSQFEAGFISTAHTPQDIQTTASIATKVVGQL
- the ruvX gene encoding Holliday junction resolvase RuvX; this encodes MRILAIDHGTKRIGIAISDELGMIAQPLEFIPAEPFVKFLDRFKEILREKQVELILVGMPRNMDGSYGPAALKVQEFVAVLKGSITIPIKTLDERLTSVQANRLLIQGNVRRDARKEKVDKMAAAILLQGYLDGVH